The genome window ACAATGCCCTGACGGTTCAAATCTGTTTCTCCATGCCGGATGAGATAAATTTCCTTTTCTATCAACGCAGCAACAGGGTTTAATCAATGACGTGAAAGCTTAAAAAGTGCAGTTGGCATTATCATTACTGCTATCAATGGCATAACTTTACGTCCACTTTCAAAATTAATCCAACCTGTAATGCCTTCCATTGAAAACATCGTTGACCTGCTTGGACTTGCCGAAGAATGTCAGCGCAGAAATCTCCATTTTGCGCTTTACCGTATGCCCCATGAAAAAAACCGGCATCTGGTGCTTCAGCAGTCCCCCACACCTTATCGCATTGAACCACTTGAGCCCATTGCCACACAATCCGGGTTTGTATTCACCGCCTTTCCGGGCTCTTCTATGCCCCGCATACTCATCCAGCCCGACTTTGTTCTGGCCGATGATAACATCACCGAAGAAGCCCTCATCAGCATACTGAGAAAAACAGGCTTCTCTCAAAATGGCTTTAAGCGCCCACACCCTCAGTACACCAGCCGGGAGGCATTTTGTAACATGGTGGAAAGGGCATTGGATGAAATACGCAGTGGAAAAATCAAAAAGGTAGTGCTCTCACGACCTCATCCCCACGCAATCGCTGACGGCTGGTCCTCTATAGCTGTCTTTGACCGTTTGGAAAAACTTTATCCTGAAGCTTTTGTTTTTCTGGTAAACCTGCCGCAAATAGGCCAATGGATTGGAGCCACTCCGGAACTTCTGCTTACCCTGCACAATCAAACCCTCAAAACAGTTGCCCTTGCCGGAACCAAACAAACTTCTCCCGATCAGGATTTTGACTGGGGTACGAAAGATATGGAAGAGCAGAAAATGGTAGCCGATTACATCTATACCACACTGAGAAAGTTTTTCGGGGAAAATATTCACATGCACGGACCGGCAACGGTGAAAGCGGGTCCGCTGGAACATCTGGAAACCTCCTTCACAATACCCTTCAAAGCTGAGCGCATTACAGATACATTTGATGCCTTACTGAACGAAATGCATCCCACTCCGGCTGTGGGAGGCCTTCCCAAGCAACAAGCCCTTCAACTCATTCACAAGCTGGAAGGGTACGACCGTGCCTACTATAGCGGTTATCTGGGGCCGGTAAATCTTCAGCAGGAGCACAGTATACAGCTGTTTGTCAACCTGCGTTGCCTTGAAGTTCTCTATGACGGGCTTGTACTTTATGTAGGAGCCGGCATAACTGCCGACTCCAACCCGCTGGCAGAGTGGGAAGAAACAGAGTGGAAAGCCCAAACTTTATTGAAAGCACTTTAACTGCCCCTTGCTGAACACCGACAAGATTTGGATTCGGGACATTGCGGAGATATGTGCTGCCCACGGTATGGACAAGGCAGTCATTTCACCCGGTTCACGCTCTGCCCCTCTGGTAATAGCTTTCAGTCGCCAGCCGGAAATTGAATGTATCCCTATTGTAGATGAGCGCGCTGCTGCCTTTTTTGCCCTCGGCATGGCACAGCAGACAGCAAAACCGGTTGCTCTTATTTGTACCTCCGGCTCAGCAACATTGAACTTCGCTCCTGCCCTGGCTGAAGCTTATTATCAGCGCATTCCGCTGATAACATTTACGGCAGACAGGCCCGATGAATTCGTTGACCAACGTGACGGGCAGACCATTCGCCAGAGAAATATCTATTCCAATTACATCCGTAAAAGTTTTCACCTGCCGGTAAATTGCTCTGCAGAGGTAGACCGCTGGTATGCAGCCCGTATCATTTCAGAGGCAATTCATCATACCCAGTATCCCGTAGCCGGACCCGTTCATGTGAATGTTCCGCTGCGCGAGCCGTTGCATAAACTCGCCCACTATACCGCATACCAAAAACCACGTATCATCCGGTTGGTTAAAAACCGGTTTATCCTTCCAGCCGAGCAACAAAAGGAACTACTGCATATCTGGTCAGCCAGCACAAAAAAAATGCTACTTATCGGCTCCAACCCTCCTGATCGCAGACTTCAGCGACTCATAAAAAAGCTGGCTGTGGACCCTTCTGTAAGCATACTCACCGAAACGACCTCCAATATTACGACAGAAGGTATTGTGCGGTGTATTGATCCAACCCTGGAAGCAATAGATAAAAAACAGTATTCCGCCTTCAGTCCCCAGGTGCTGGTTACCCTGGGAGGTGAAATCATTTCCAGAAAAGTGAAAGCTTTTCTGCGTTCGCATCCACCTGCCGAACACTGGCACATTGATCCCGCAGCTGACACGGCCGATACGTTTCAGTGCCTTACCAGGTTGGTGCCTGTAGACGCCCCCACTTTTCTGCAATTGCTCACCGCTGCCGCCCCGGTGCATTCTGACTACCGCAGCCGCTGGACCCACGCC of Chitinophagales bacterium contains these proteins:
- the menD gene encoding 2-succinyl-5-enolpyruvyl-6-hydroxy-3-cyclohexene-1-carboxylate synthase, with the protein product MLNTDKIWIRDIAEICAAHGMDKAVISPGSRSAPLVIAFSRQPEIECIPIVDERAAAFFALGMAQQTAKPVALICTSGSATLNFAPALAEAYYQRIPLITFTADRPDEFVDQRDGQTIRQRNIYSNYIRKSFHLPVNCSAEVDRWYAARIISEAIHHTQYPVAGPVHVNVPLREPLHKLAHYTAYQKPRIIRLVKNRFILPAEQQKELLHIWSASTKKMLLIGSNPPDRRLQRLIKKLAVDPSVSILTETTSNITTEGIVRCIDPTLEAIDKKQYSAFSPQVLVTLGGEIISRKVKAFLRSHPPAEHWHIDPAADTADTFQCLTRLVPVDAPTFLQLLTAAAPVHSDYRSRWTHAYQQAQKIRTRTLASSPYCDLTVFGELFKHLPSGCNLHLGNSSPIRYSNLFELHPDITVNCNRGVSGIDGVTSTAAGAAYVNKKLTVLITGDLSFFYDSNALWNKALPANLRIIVINNAGGNIFRIIPGPSELDEFEPLFEAPHELTAEYLAKTFNLPYYFCDNMHQLQQQVKSFFRPSPKAAILEIKTPAHTSAEVLKNYMNMK